In one window of Meleagris gallopavo isolate NT-WF06-2002-E0010 breed Aviagen turkey brand Nicholas breeding stock chromosome 4, Turkey_5.1, whole genome shotgun sequence DNA:
- the RBPMS gene encoding RNA-binding protein with multiple splicing isoform X1 yields MGLNYPESQARAGLAFRNAAHSRHFLEAVNTELCAGVWPGGPGQPPGGLQPADALPLMQVRTLFVSGLPLDIKPRELYLLFRPFKGYEGSLIKLTSKQPVGFVSFDSRSEAEAAKNALNGIRFDPEIPQTLRLEFAKANTKMAKSKLVGTPNPSAPLPNTVPQFIAREPYALAPSLRGWVSGLEVPSVLLNAVLGRNLTQVWIPPRLSHSLYHTSVLLEESEKHTQYISLFYTVYL; encoded by the exons ATGGGGCTAAATTACCCGGAAAGTCAGGCTCGGGCGGGTTTAGCTTTCAGGAACGCAGCTCACAGCAGGCACTTCCTTGAGGCCGtgaacacagagctgtgtgcaggagTGTGGCCTggaggccctgggcagcctcctGGAGGCCTGCAACCAGCTGACGCTCTGCCCCTTATGCAGGTGAGAACCCTGTTTGTCAGCGGCCTGCCCCTGGACATCAAGCCCCGTGAGCTCTACCTGCTCTTCAGGCCCTTCAAG GGCTACGAGGGGTCGCTTATCAAGCTCACCTCCAAGCAG CCTGTGGGGTTCGTGAGCTTTGACAGCCGCTCAGAGGCTGAGGCCGCCAAGAATGCACTGAAC GGCATCCGCTTTGACCCTGAGATCCCCCAGACGCTGCGGCTGGAGTTTGCCAAGGCCAACACCAAGATGGCCAAGAGCAAGCTGGTGGGCACTCCCAACCCCAGCGCTCCCCTCCCCAACACCGTACCTCAGTTCATCGCCAGGGAGCCCT ATGCGCTGGCTCCCTCCCTCCGAGGCTGGGTCTCAGGGCTGGAAGTCCCGTCAGTTCTGCTGAATGCTGT GCTAGGAAGAAACCTCACACAAGTTTGGATTCCTCCAAGACTCTCCCACAGCCTCTATCACACATCTGTTCTCCTAGAAGAAAGTGAGAAGCATACCCAGTATATTTCCCTCTTTTACACTGTATATTTGTAA
- the RBPMS gene encoding RNA-binding protein with multiple splicing isoform X2, producing the protein MGLNYPESQARAGLAFRNAAHSRHFLEAVNTELCAGVWPGGPGQPPGGLQPADALPLMQVRTLFVSGLPLDIKPRELYLLFRPFKGYEGSLIKLTSKQPVGFVSFDSRSEAEAAKNALNGIRFDPEIPQTLRLEFAKANTKMAKSKLVGTPNPSAPLPNTVPQFIAREPYELTVPALYPGSPEVWGPYPLYPAELAPALPPPAFTYPASLHAQMRWLPPSEAGSQGWKSRQFC; encoded by the exons ATGGGGCTAAATTACCCGGAAAGTCAGGCTCGGGCGGGTTTAGCTTTCAGGAACGCAGCTCACAGCAGGCACTTCCTTGAGGCCGtgaacacagagctgtgtgcaggagTGTGGCCTggaggccctgggcagcctcctGGAGGCCTGCAACCAGCTGACGCTCTGCCCCTTATGCAGGTGAGAACCCTGTTTGTCAGCGGCCTGCCCCTGGACATCAAGCCCCGTGAGCTCTACCTGCTCTTCAGGCCCTTCAAG GGCTACGAGGGGTCGCTTATCAAGCTCACCTCCAAGCAG CCTGTGGGGTTCGTGAGCTTTGACAGCCGCTCAGAGGCTGAGGCCGCCAAGAATGCACTGAAC GGCATCCGCTTTGACCCTGAGATCCCCCAGACGCTGCGGCTGGAGTTTGCCAAGGCCAACACCAAGATGGCCAAGAGCAAGCTGGTGGGCACTCCCAACCCCAGCGCTCCCCTCCCCAACACCGTACCTCAGTTCATCGCCAGGGAGCCCT ATGAGCTCACAGTGCCTGCACTTTACCCCGGCAGCCCTGAAGTGTGGGGGCCGTACCCTCTGTACCCAGCGGAGCTGGCGCCTGCTCTACCTCCTCCTGCGTTCACATACCCTGCTTCGCTGCATGCCCAG ATGCGCTGGCTCCCTCCCTCCGAGGCTGGGTCTCAGGGCTGGAAGTCCCGTCAGTTCTGCTGA
- the DCTN6 gene encoding dynactin subunit 6 isoform X2: MAEKAQKSVKIAPGAVVCVESEIRGDVTIGPRTVIHPKARIIAEAGPIVIGEGNLIEEQALIINGYPENITPETEEVEPKPMIIGTNNVFEVGCYSQAMKVGDNNVIESKAFVGRNVILTSGCIIGACCNVNTYEVIPENTVIYGADCLRRVQTERPQPQTLQLDFLMKILPNYHHLKKTMKAASTPVKS, from the exons ATGGCGGAGAAGGCGCAGAAGAG CGTGAAGATCGCACCGGGAGCCGTGGTGTGTGTGGAGAGCGAGATCCGTGGGGATGTCACCATCG GGCCAAGGACGGTGATACACCCGAAGGCCAGGATCATCGCGGAGGCAGGGCCCATTGTGATCGGGGAAGGCAACCTGATAGAGGAGCAGGCGCTAATCATCAATGG GTACCCAGAAAACATCACGCCAGAAACTGAGGAGGTGGAGCCCAAGCCCATGATCATTGGCACCAACAATGTCTTTGAAGTTGGGTGCT ATTCACAGGCAATGAAAGTGGGAGATAACAACGTAATTGAATCCAAAG CATTTGTTGGCAGGAATGTGATCCTGACGAGCGGCTGCATCATCGGGGCCTGCTGCAATGTCAACACCTATGAGGTGATCCCTGAGAACACTGTCATCTATGGTGCCGACTGCCTTCGCCGCGTGCAGACCGAGCGGCCACAG CCTCAGACACTGCAGCTGGACTTTCTGATGAAAATCCTGCCCAATTACCATCACCTGAAGAAGACAATGAAGGCTGCCTCCACACCTGTTAAAAGCTGA
- the DCTN6 gene encoding dynactin subunit 6 isoform X1: MAEKAQKSVKIAPGAVVCVESEIRGDVTIGPRTVIHPKARIIAEAGPIVIGEGNLIEEQALIINGYPENITPETEEVEPKPMIIGTNNVFEVGCYSQAMKVGDNNVIESKGEFRLSLFCLEFLLLEQQCGASSRVALTETLLTAFVGRNVILTSGCIIGACCNVNTYEVIPENTVIYGADCLRRVQTERPQPQTLQLDFLMKILPNYHHLKKTMKAASTPVKS, encoded by the exons ATGGCGGAGAAGGCGCAGAAGAG CGTGAAGATCGCACCGGGAGCCGTGGTGTGTGTGGAGAGCGAGATCCGTGGGGATGTCACCATCG GGCCAAGGACGGTGATACACCCGAAGGCCAGGATCATCGCGGAGGCAGGGCCCATTGTGATCGGGGAAGGCAACCTGATAGAGGAGCAGGCGCTAATCATCAATGG GTACCCAGAAAACATCACGCCAGAAACTGAGGAGGTGGAGCCCAAGCCCATGATCATTGGCACCAACAATGTCTTTGAAGTTGGGTGCT ATTCACAGGCAATGAAAGTGGGAGATAACAACGTAATTGAATCCAAAGGTGAGTTCAGACTGTCTTTGTTCTGCTTGGAGTTTTTGCTGTTagagcagcagtgtggggcTTCAAGCAGGGTGGCCCTCACAGAGACTCTCCTTACAGCATTTGTTGGCAGGAATGTGATCCTGACGAGCGGCTGCATCATCGGGGCCTGCTGCAATGTCAACACCTATGAGGTGATCCCTGAGAACACTGTCATCTATGGTGCCGACTGCCTTCGCCGCGTGCAGACCGAGCGGCCACAG CCTCAGACACTGCAGCTGGACTTTCTGATGAAAATCCTGCCCAATTACCATCACCTGAAGAAGACAATGAAGGCTGCCTCCACACCTGTTAAAAGCTGA